Proteins co-encoded in one Paracrocinitomix mangrovi genomic window:
- the recO gene encoding DNA repair protein RecO translates to MSTHTTEGIVLQKTDYSESSLIIKLLTADEGVQSFIFQGAKRKNKKGNLISSMAVLSIEYYKRNDSHLAKITAIESAIVFKQIPFDPYRSSILFFMNEVLNQCIKEKEADRDLYTFVRSLVEILDYSENLNYFPIKFLYELTKYLGFYPQMDKNGKYFDIQEGKFVAYAPHHPFYLSEEKSNVLLTIAKTPFNESPNVKTNIAIRRELMNDLLKYYQVIFDHFEEIKSLAVLEATLS, encoded by the coding sequence ATGAGCACACACACTACCGAGGGCATTGTACTTCAAAAAACAGATTATTCTGAAAGTAGTTTAATCATCAAACTCCTTACAGCTGACGAAGGAGTTCAAAGCTTTATTTTTCAGGGAGCAAAACGCAAAAACAAAAAGGGAAATTTAATTAGTTCAATGGCTGTTTTAAGCATTGAATATTATAAACGTAACGACTCACATCTTGCCAAGATAACAGCTATAGAATCTGCAATTGTATTTAAACAGATTCCGTTTGACCCTTATAGATCTAGTATTTTGTTTTTTATGAATGAGGTGCTTAATCAATGTATAAAAGAAAAAGAAGCGGATAGGGATCTTTATACTTTTGTTCGCAGCTTAGTTGAGATTTTAGATTATTCAGAGAACCTCAACTACTTTCCAATTAAGTTTTTATACGAGCTTACCAAGTATTTAGGTTTTTACCCTCAAATGGACAAAAACGGCAAATATTTTGACATACAGGAAGGTAAATTTGTTGCTTATGCACCTCATCATCCATTTTACCTGAGTGAAGAAAAATCCAACGTGTTATTGACAATAGCTAAAACTCCTTTTAACGAATCTCCCAATGTCAAAACCAATATTGCTATCAGAAGGGAATTGATGAATGACTTATTAAAGTACTATCAGGTAATTTTTGATCACTTTGAAGAAATCAAAAGCTTAGCGGTTTTGGAAGCTACCTTGAGCTAA
- a CDS encoding M43 family zinc metalloprotease: protein MKKTITRVALAALIMFPSMAYNQVLQKAGKTVTTVNKGTAGTVFNLSPNLHHHHDGEHCISDALTNQWINEYGIVDQYRAEQDHGNLIANKTTGSSDRATYTIPIIFHVIHNPDNPAENVSEAAINALLDAVNEDFSATNSDVGNLRSGFGWSAANADIQFCLAQKDPQGQQLSELGIHRVSTTEDYYDPNTEANKMKSSTSGNTGTEVWDRTSYVNVWICDITNGASSGTAGYAYKPTISSLPPASIDGIVIDYNLGMPPTNRVLTHELGHYLGLSHTWGNSNQSSGCTDDDGLSDTPNTAGPSFDYPGSCSGSQQTCSGTETQYENFMDYANCTIIYTQDQVDLMTAVLTGSRNSLNSSDACVPVNPQPPVANFVADITTTVEGGSVNFTDLSTNYPTSWAWSVTPATGVTYINGTDASSQDPTIQFATAGTYTVTLTASNIYGSDDEIKTDYITVVASGGGTTACDTLRNYTAAEEANMTAYGLTSGDGYYPGHVYLPPGTNAFQLQFIADSFNVSTPTEVRRIYLPVFQADDIGGANDVIFTVWDDNGATPGPGAVLGTQTVAISSLNAGFWNQIDFAVPVPVSGEFWVGMELEYPTTTIQDTVLFATTNFSDRPPGASTTWVRGYEPLIPAQYTWQSTNSLFTSNPNCSLVMDVLTSNGPTPVALAAWPDNETCEGMSVTMNGYGSSNTTNYFWDISDGSNDYFYDEANLTTNFFTQGTWTISLEADGSCLTDVDGPFTLTVNPPLNPNFSVTDENCTAQDGAINITITGGTGGPYNYSINNGTTIETTGSYTGLIAGTYNYILSDNANCEATGTVTVGNVNTFAPTITPDMTIAAGTPTDLTVTGGVSWTWYANEGAGPIQVGTTQTINVAPTVTTTYVCNVTDGSGCDAELTVVITVDAGGGFDDLWSNQFEMYPNPTSGEFSLIFGLNEARDMNIEILNVIGQKVFSNSFNQVKDQTINFDLTGVASGVYFVNIQSEGETISKKIVVK from the coding sequence ATGAAGAAAACTATTACTCGAGTTGCGTTAGCAGCGCTTATCATGTTTCCTTCCATGGCTTATAACCAGGTGCTTCAAAAAGCAGGAAAAACGGTTACTACAGTCAATAAAGGAACGGCTGGGACAGTGTTTAATCTGTCTCCAAATTTACATCATCATCATGATGGTGAGCACTGTATTTCAGATGCTTTAACAAATCAGTGGATCAACGAATATGGAATCGTTGATCAATACAGAGCTGAACAAGATCACGGAAATTTAATTGCCAATAAAACTACCGGAAGTTCGGATAGAGCTACTTATACAATTCCAATTATTTTCCATGTTATTCACAATCCTGATAACCCGGCTGAAAATGTATCAGAAGCAGCAATTAATGCATTATTAGATGCTGTAAATGAAGATTTTTCTGCTACTAATTCAGATGTTGGAAACTTGAGATCTGGTTTTGGATGGTCTGCAGCTAATGCGGATATTCAGTTTTGCCTGGCTCAAAAAGATCCACAAGGACAACAATTATCAGAACTTGGAATTCACAGGGTTTCTACAACAGAGGATTATTATGATCCGAATACGGAAGCTAATAAAATGAAGAGTTCAACAAGTGGAAATACTGGTACCGAAGTTTGGGACAGAACAAGCTATGTAAATGTTTGGATCTGCGATATTACAAATGGTGCATCTTCTGGAACGGCAGGATATGCGTACAAACCAACTATTTCTTCATTACCACCTGCATCAATTGATGGTATTGTTATCGATTATAACCTTGGAATGCCTCCAACTAACCGTGTGTTAACACATGAATTAGGACATTACTTGGGATTGTCTCACACTTGGGGTAACTCAAATCAATCTTCAGGTTGTACTGATGATGATGGTTTAAGTGATACGCCAAACACAGCAGGTCCATCTTTTGATTATCCTGGTTCTTGTTCAGGATCGCAACAAACTTGTTCTGGTACAGAAACACAGTATGAGAACTTTATGGATTACGCAAACTGTACCATTATTTATACTCAAGATCAAGTAGATTTAATGACTGCAGTATTAACTGGATCAAGAAACAGTTTAAATTCATCTGATGCTTGTGTACCTGTAAATCCTCAACCACCGGTTGCAAACTTTGTAGCTGATATTACTACTACTGTTGAAGGAGGTTCTGTCAACTTTACAGATTTATCTACTAACTATCCAACTTCTTGGGCATGGTCAGTAACACCTGCAACTGGAGTAACTTATATTAATGGAACGGATGCTTCTTCACAAGATCCAACTATCCAATTTGCCACAGCTGGTACTTATACAGTTACATTAACTGCTTCTAACATTTACGGAAGTGATGATGAAATTAAAACTGATTATATCACTGTTGTAGCTTCTGGTGGAGGTACAACTGCTTGTGATACACTTAGAAATTATACGGCTGCTGAAGAAGCAAATATGACGGCATACGGATTAACTTCTGGTGACGGATATTACCCTGGTCATGTTTATTTACCTCCGGGAACTAATGCATTCCAATTACAATTTATTGCAGATAGTTTCAATGTAAGTACGCCAACTGAGGTTAGAAGAATTTATTTGCCGGTTTTCCAGGCGGATGACATTGGTGGAGCAAATGACGTTATTTTTACTGTATGGGATGATAACGGAGCAACTCCTGGTCCAGGTGCGGTTCTTGGAACTCAAACTGTAGCCATTTCAAGTTTGAATGCTGGTTTTTGGAATCAAATTGATTTTGCTGTACCGGTTCCTGTAAGTGGAGAATTTTGGGTAGGTATGGAGTTAGAATATCCTACTACTACAATCCAGGATACTGTATTGTTTGCGACTACAAATTTCTCAGATAGACCTCCTGGAGCGAGTACAACATGGGTAAGAGGTTACGAACCATTGATTCCGGCACAATATACATGGCAATCTACAAATAGTTTGTTTACTTCAAATCCTAACTGTTCATTGGTAATGGATGTTTTAACTTCTAATGGTCCTACGCCGGTTGCATTAGCTGCATGGCCGGATAATGAAACTTGTGAGGGTATGAGTGTTACTATGAATGGATATGGTTCATCAAATACAACTAACTATTTCTGGGATATTTCAGATGGATCAAATGATTATTTCTATGATGAAGCTAACTTGACTACAAACTTCTTCACACAAGGAACCTGGACCATAAGTTTAGAAGCTGATGGTTCATGTTTAACAGATGTTGACGGTCCGTTTACATTGACAGTTAATCCTCCATTGAATCCTAACTTTTCAGTGACAGATGAAAACTGTACAGCTCAAGATGGTGCAATCAATATCACTATAACAGGTGGTACAGGTGGTCCTTATAACTATTCAATTAATAATGGGACAACCATTGAAACAACTGGAAGTTATACCGGATTAATTGCTGGTACTTACAACTACATCTTATCAGATAATGCCAATTGTGAAGCTACTGGTACAGTAACTGTAGGAAATGTAAACACTTTTGCACCTACTATTACTCCTGATATGACAATTGCGGCTGGAACTCCTACAGATTTAACTGTAACAGGAGGTGTAAGCTGGACTTGGTATGCAAATGAAGGAGCCGGACCAATTCAAGTTGGAACTACACAAACTATTAATGTTGCGCCTACGGTTACTACAACTTATGTTTGTAATGTAACTGATGGTTCAGGATGTGATGCTGAGTTGACAGTGGTAATAACTGTTGATGCAGGTGGAGGTTTTGACGATTTATGGAGCAACCAGTTTGAAATGTATCCAAATCCAACTAGTGGTGAATTCTCGTTAATATTTGGTTTGAATGAGGCTAGAGATATGAACATTGAAATACTTAATGTTATTGGACAAAAAGTATTCAGTAATAGCTTTAACCAAGTGAAAGATCAAACAATTAATTTTGATTTAACAGGAGTTGCTTCTGGTGTATATTTTGTAAATATTCAATCTGAGGGAGAAACTATCAGCAAGAAAATTGTTGTGAAGTAA
- a CDS encoding aminopeptidase C yields the protein MKKVALTLLLGTSIFSFAQKANVTNKEGSEYRFEQLVHLDATPVESQGWTGTCWSFSALSFFETELDRMGKEMPTLSEMYIVYQAYLGKAEKYFRTDGNTNFDEGGAFHDIPWVIRKFGVVPKEAFTGLNYGSERHNHSEMVALLKGAMDGVMKARDHVDDRNPMTSSWKKALRGILNAYLGEVPEDVTEFKFKVEGKEYNPISYRDELGLNMDDYVSITSFSNHPYYEKCQLAIADNWVWGSSYNVPLADLWAAAEYALKEGYSFAWGADVSEKYFSFRSGLAIVPKDKETIYVEGKDNKNFSDAGADKKASCFLKPGEELEITQELRQAAYDGKETTDDHGMHAVGLFKDQNDTKYLLIKNSWGTTSNDCDGYFYASEAYFKYKTINIYLHKDAISKDMKKKLNIQ from the coding sequence ATGAAAAAAGTAGCATTAACGTTGTTGTTGGGAACTTCAATTTTTTCTTTTGCACAAAAGGCAAATGTCACCAACAAAGAAGGAAGTGAATATAGATTTGAACAATTAGTGCATTTAGATGCAACACCTGTTGAGTCTCAAGGGTGGACAGGAACTTGTTGGTCATTTTCAGCATTGTCATTTTTTGAAACTGAGTTAGATAGAATGGGTAAAGAAATGCCGACACTATCTGAAATGTATATTGTATATCAAGCATATTTAGGAAAGGCTGAAAAGTATTTCAGAACTGACGGAAATACCAATTTTGATGAAGGTGGAGCATTTCATGATATCCCTTGGGTGATCAGAAAATTTGGAGTTGTTCCTAAAGAAGCGTTTACTGGATTAAACTATGGTTCAGAAAGACATAATCACTCTGAAATGGTGGCACTTTTAAAAGGAGCAATGGATGGAGTGATGAAAGCAAGAGATCATGTGGATGACAGAAATCCTATGACTTCTTCATGGAAGAAAGCGTTAAGAGGAATTTTAAATGCTTATTTAGGTGAAGTACCTGAAGATGTTACTGAATTTAAGTTCAAAGTAGAAGGTAAAGAGTATAACCCTATTTCGTACAGAGATGAGTTGGGATTGAACATGGACGATTATGTTTCAATCACATCATTTAGCAATCATCCATATTATGAAAAATGCCAATTGGCAATTGCTGATAACTGGGTTTGGGGATCATCATACAACGTTCCTTTAGCTGATTTATGGGCTGCTGCTGAGTATGCATTAAAAGAAGGATATTCATTTGCATGGGGAGCTGATGTTTCTGAAAAATATTTCAGCTTTAGATCTGGATTAGCTATTGTTCCTAAAGACAAAGAGACAATTTACGTTGAAGGTAAAGACAACAAAAACTTTTCTGATGCAGGTGCAGATAAAAAAGCTTCTTGTTTCTTAAAACCGGGTGAAGAACTAGAAATCACTCAAGAGCTAAGACAAGCTGCTTATGACGGTAAAGAAACTACTGATGATCATGGAATGCATGCAGTTGGTTTATTTAAAGATCAAAATGACACAAAATATTTGTTGATTAAGAATTCATGGGGAACAACCTCCAATGATTGTGACGGATATTTTTATGCTTCTGAGGCTTATTTTAAATATAAGACTATCAACATCTATTTGCACAAGGATGCAATTTCAAAAGACATGAAAAAGAAACTGAATATCCAATAG
- a CDS encoding SPOR domain-containing protein, giving the protein MELSKYIAALLHKHNCVIVPEFGGFVANYKSAVVDNYRKKAYPPSKSVLFNPNLINNDGLLGNYVAQKEDITYSDALDDISDAVKKWLKAFDNGERIEIGEIGFLYRERGNIHFEQSREVNLLLEAYGLRSVDFVAFDQAVEKREKVETIKEFKPTVKEEVITPKELKPVLIKEEPKNEVVVVEEKTVDQKETVVISLNEKEKIQEDNEANVQVSADVIPIKKGRAVTVFKYAVAVAFVPILFYSYWIPMETDAVETSSIQLSDFNPIHKQSKKVYVPRDSDFKADIFEHQPSLEELTENVDAKIYNLEVAEDFYLPVDLEKKEVVDNNEFYHADVAGKYQIIAGCFSVKANAETLVSQLQKDGFAAAILDKNKGLHRVTAGGFDSRDAAENGLDKVKNAGHSAWILKK; this is encoded by the coding sequence ATGGAATTGTCTAAATACATAGCAGCCCTGTTACACAAACACAATTGTGTAATTGTTCCGGAGTTTGGTGGTTTCGTGGCCAACTACAAATCTGCTGTGGTGGACAATTATCGTAAAAAAGCTTATCCACCTTCAAAATCTGTATTGTTTAATCCAAATTTGATTAACAATGATGGTTTGTTAGGTAATTATGTAGCACAGAAAGAAGACATTACTTATTCTGATGCTTTAGATGATATAAGTGATGCAGTTAAAAAGTGGTTGAAGGCTTTTGATAATGGTGAAAGAATTGAGATTGGAGAAATCGGATTTCTTTATCGTGAAAGAGGAAATATTCACTTTGAACAATCAAGAGAAGTAAACCTATTGCTTGAAGCTTATGGTTTAAGGTCGGTTGATTTTGTTGCTTTTGATCAAGCTGTTGAGAAGAGAGAGAAGGTTGAAACTATTAAAGAATTTAAGCCTACTGTTAAAGAAGAGGTAATTACACCTAAGGAATTAAAGCCTGTTTTAATAAAGGAAGAGCCTAAAAATGAGGTAGTTGTAGTTGAAGAAAAAACTGTTGATCAGAAAGAAACTGTAGTTATCTCATTGAATGAGAAAGAAAAGATTCAAGAAGATAATGAGGCAAATGTTCAAGTAAGTGCGGATGTAATTCCAATTAAAAAAGGCAGAGCAGTTACAGTGTTTAAGTATGCAGTTGCTGTGGCTTTTGTTCCAATTTTATTTTACTCTTATTGGATTCCAATGGAGACTGATGCTGTGGAAACCAGTAGTATTCAGTTGTCAGATTTTAACCCTATTCATAAACAGTCTAAAAAAGTTTATGTTCCGCGTGATTCTGATTTTAAAGCTGACATTTTTGAACACCAACCTTCATTGGAAGAATTGACAGAAAATGTTGATGCTAAAATCTACAATTTAGAGGTAGCTGAAGATTTTTATTTGCCGGTTGATCTTGAGAAAAAAGAGGTGGTGGATAATAATGAATTTTATCATGCTGATGTTGCAGGTAAATATCAGATAATTGCAGGTTGTTTCTCGGTAAAAGCAAATGCAGAAACCCTGGTTAGTCAACTTCAAAAAGATGGATTTGCAGCTGCCATTTTGGATAAAAACAAAGGTCTTCACCGTGTAACTGCCGGAGGATTTGATTCTAGAGATGCAGCAGAAAATGGTTTGGACAAGGTCAAAAATGCCGGACATTCAGCTTGGATACTTAAAAAGTAG
- a CDS encoding carboxypeptidase-like regulatory domain-containing protein has product MKYLFVLSLLFGIHSFAQTGSIKGQVMDENNIEIPFAKVWLTSQDSSFKSAMMTNLDGKYTFKNLPSGTYEVHIKSIGYTEHLIKDVVVTDNKESQATISLVQTQIISCCFGCCGYNRNRSTNLDEAGNPIQW; this is encoded by the coding sequence ATGAAATATTTATTTGTTCTTTCCCTGTTATTTGGAATCCATTCATTTGCTCAAACAGGCTCAATTAAAGGGCAGGTAATGGATGAAAATAACATTGAAATTCCTTTTGCCAAAGTATGGCTAACCAGTCAAGATAGCTCTTTTAAGTCAGCAATGATGACTAATTTGGATGGTAAGTACACATTTAAAAATTTACCTTCTGGCACTTATGAAGTACACATCAAAAGTATAGGTTATACTGAGCATCTTATCAAGGATGTTGTAGTTACAGATAACAAAGAATCTCAAGCGACAATTTCACTTGTACAAACACAGATTATTTCATGCTGTTTTGGATGTTGCGGTTACAACCGCAACAGAAGCACCAATTTAGATGAAGCAGGAAATCCTATTCAATGGTAG
- a CDS encoding carboxypeptidase regulatory-like domain-containing protein translates to MRKLKITLSVAALFIAGMVSAQVNLGTIKGVIVDEASKEPIPNARVWVEGHGNTTKMAADIDGKFAFKALTPGTYNLYSYSTGKDTTIQKAIIVASNGIADVGRVVLREKSTVLGPYVYVYEPPLIEKDVQQIKIGVDDIEHSPLIQNPKELFAAYNSDIIIQEGTSDMIIRGSRPGDVVYYVDGVKSQDLNGVPGVGIGGMTGYTGGVPAKYGDTTGGVVVLETKSYFDLYYAWLAGKK, encoded by the coding sequence ATGAGAAAATTGAAAATTACATTAAGTGTTGCAGCCTTGTTTATAGCAGGGATGGTGTCTGCTCAAGTTAATCTTGGAACTATCAAAGGAGTAATCGTTGATGAAGCATCAAAAGAACCAATTCCAAATGCTAGAGTTTGGGTAGAAGGTCATGGAAACACAACTAAAATGGCAGCAGATATAGATGGGAAGTTTGCTTTTAAAGCTTTGACTCCCGGAACCTATAATCTGTATTCTTATTCAACTGGAAAAGATACAACTATTCAAAAGGCAATCATTGTTGCGTCAAACGGAATTGCAGATGTAGGAAGAGTTGTTTTAAGAGAAAAAAGTACAGTGTTAGGGCCATATGTATACGTGTATGAGCCACCTTTGATTGAAAAAGATGTACAGCAAATTAAAATCGGTGTGGATGATATTGAACATTCTCCACTGATTCAAAATCCAAAGGAATTGTTTGCTGCATATAATTCGGATATCATTATTCAAGAAGGTACTTCAGATATGATTATCAGAGGTTCGAGACCTGGAGATGTGGTATACTATGTAGATGGTGTTAAATCCCAAGACTTAAATGGAGTACCAGGTGTTGGAATAGGTGGAATGACCGGATATACAGGAGGAGTTCCTGCTAAATACGGAGATACTACCGGAGGTGTAGTGGTACTTGAAACAAAAAGTTACTTCGACTTATATTATGCCTGGTTAGCTGGGAAAAAGTAA